In the Flavobacterium acetivorans genome, one interval contains:
- the proB gene encoding glutamate 5-kinase, producing MSKKRILLKLGSNTLTKETNFISRGKIEDIGIQIAALKDDYEFVIVSSGAIAAAKQFVKLESQDQEVFVKQALASIGQPQLMRIYQENFSDLGLLTSQCLLSYSDFEKEQSRINIVNTINVLVKNDYIPIINENDTVATDEIQFGDNDKLAALTAVLLNADLLIIATNTNGIYTKSTINNKTPETIPVVSDLGSLQKEIGDSKSSHGTGGMQSKIEASAIAKEANIETWIVNGLEDHFILKALKNEISFTKIV from the coding sequence ATGAGTAAGAAAAGAATATTATTAAAACTGGGAAGCAATACCTTAACAAAGGAAACTAATTTTATTTCGAGAGGAAAAATCGAAGATATCGGTATCCAAATAGCAGCGCTCAAGGACGATTATGAGTTCGTAATTGTGAGCTCTGGCGCCATTGCTGCGGCAAAACAATTTGTAAAACTGGAAAGTCAGGATCAAGAAGTTTTTGTCAAACAAGCACTGGCCTCTATTGGTCAACCTCAATTGATGCGGATTTACCAAGAGAATTTCAGTGATTTGGGCTTACTCACTTCACAATGTTTATTATCCTATTCTGATTTTGAGAAAGAACAATCTAGAATCAATATTGTAAACACGATTAATGTATTGGTCAAAAACGATTATATCCCAATCATTAATGAAAATGATACGGTGGCAACGGACGAAATCCAGTTTGGCGACAACGACAAATTAGCTGCTTTAACAGCCGTTTTATTGAATGCAGACCTATTAATTATTGCAACCAATACCAATGGAATTTACACCAAATCGACTATAAACAATAAAACCCCTGAAACAATTCCTGTGGTAAGTGATCTGGGATCTTTGCAAAAAGAAATTGGTGATTCTAAGTCCTCACATGGAACTGGAGGAATGCAATCTAAAATTGAAGCTTCGGCTATTGCCAAAGAAGCCAATATAGAGACTTGGATTGTAAATGGTTTAGAAGATCATTTTATTTTGAAAGCATTAAAAAACGAAATTTCATTTACAAAGATTGTATAA